The following is a genomic window from Adhaeribacter radiodurans.
GCCAGGCCTACTTACAAGAAGTAGATATAGATAAAGTAATTTGTGTAGGTCTGGAACCGCAACTTGAACCTAAAGGAATATTAAACAACCAGGCGGCCGCTCCGGCTACAAAAGTTGTACCTATGCTGGAAAGTTTGCCTGGGGCTAGTGCAGTAGTATTACTTGATTTTGATGGACAAACCGTGAGCGGAACTCCTTGGAATGGGGGCAATCCCATTAATGCAGCACCCTCTACTTTAACTACCCAAGAAATAATAGAGGCATGGGAAATTATAAGTGAAGATTATCGTCCTTACGCGCTCAACATTACTACCAACGAATCGGTGTTTCTGCGTGTTCCCGCCGAACGCCGGATGCGGGTAATTTTTACCCCTACTTATGAATGGTACAAACCTGTTGGCGGCACTGCTTACGTAGGATCTTTTAACTGGAACGATAATTCCCCTTGCTGGGTATTTAATACTGGGGCAAAAGGAGCCGGCGATACGGGTTCGCATGAAGTGGGCCATACTTTAAAATTGCACCACGATGGCAGAATTTCACCGGTTGAAACTTACTTTTATGGCCAGGAAAACTGGGCCCCCATTATGGGCGCTTCTTTTTATTCGCCGCAGGCGCAATGGAGTAAGGGCGAGTACCCTTCGGCCGATAATACCGAAGATGACTTAGCAATTATTGCTACAAATGGCTTTAACTTCCGGGCCGATGATCATAGTAACACGTACAAAGATGCTACCCGCATTATAAAAGATGTGAACGGAACGGTGCTGCCGGAAAAAAACAAAGGCGTTATTACTACCCGGACGGATACGGATGTTTTTTCTTTTACTACCGAAGGCGGCATTCTTTCCTTAACCGTAACATCCCATTCAAGCCATCCTGATTTAGATGTGCGACTAACTCTTAAAAATGAAGCTCTTACCACGGTTGCCGTAGCTGATTCTGCCAGTATATCGGCTTCCATGAACAGGACTTTAACGGCGGGCACCTATTATTTATACATTGATGGGGCGAAGGGTACGCTAGGAGCCAATTCTAACTATGGTTCGCTGGGCGAGTATTTTATTTCCGGGTCCATAACTTCCAACTATAAATCAGCCTACTGCATTCCTGCCATTAAAACGGCTTGCGGTAACAATATCAGCATCACCGATTTTAGCTTACATACTTTAGTAAATAATGCTTCCGGCTGCAACGGCAACAAGAATGCTTACATTAATTATAATCCTGCTGGTAGTTTAACTGCTACCCTGGAAAGAGGTCAAAAGTACCCGATCAGACTTCAGTCTAATTCTGCTTACCAGCAAGGTTTTGGCATCTGGATCGATTATAACAGTGATGGTGACTTTAACGATGCCGGAGAATTTGTTTATACCGGTGTAGCAACTGCTAAAAATATTTTAAACGGTACTATTACAATTCCAATGGGTGTTACCGATGGGGTACGCCGGCTACGGGTACGTACGCAAAACCAAAATCCCTTTGCTAGCACCGGCGCGTGTACGGCCACAGATAACGGCGAAACGGAAGATTATACCATTACCATTAAGGAACCGGTTGTATCCAACATTCAATGGGATAGTCGTTTCGGTGGGTCCGGCGACGAAGGGTTTAGCGTAGTAATTAGAACTCCCGACGGAGGTTATTTATCCGGCGGCTCTTCTCCTTCTACGTTGAGCGGCGACAAAACGCAAAGCAGCCGGGGCCGCAACGACTACTGGATTGTAAAAAGCGACAAAGATGGCAAAAAGCTGTGGGACAAACGTTACGGTGGCTCCCAGGATGATTATCTTGCTACTATTGTGCCCACCCTTGATGGCGGCTACCTGCTGGGTGGTACTTCCTTATCCGGCAACAACGGCGATAAAAGCGAAGCTAGCCGGGGTGATCGTGATTTTTGGCTTGTCAAAATTTCCGGTACTGGTGCTAAACTCTGGGATAAACGTTACGGGGGCAGTGGTTTTGATGAGTTAAAGCAAATCCAGGAATTAGCCAACGGTAACATTGTGCTGGCGGGTAACAGCAACTCGCCCTCTGGAGGCAATAAAAGTCAGAACAGCCGGGGCGGAAAAGATTATTGGGTGATAAAAATCAATGGCAAGGGCTCACCGTTATGGGACAAACGGTATGGCGGCTCCTTAGACGAAAATCTGGAAAGTATTACGC
Proteins encoded in this region:
- a CDS encoding GEVED domain-containing protein — its product is MKNFYKCFYFFLCWLGLTVPLKAQTPINLGKTADLLAAYRTKANAKTTNAISLYNQIKHSLPGHGALTLHVNVRKKEGPTELFMGSIAAQTNGSFFLKAAGNNLSGNIILPDQKKAYQYLSTSNGQAYLQEVDIDKVICVGLEPQLEPKGILNNQAAAPATKVVPMLESLPGASAVVLLDFDGQTVSGTPWNGGNPINAAPSTLTTQEIIEAWEIISEDYRPYALNITTNESVFLRVPAERRMRVIFTPTYEWYKPVGGTAYVGSFNWNDNSPCWVFNTGAKGAGDTGSHEVGHTLKLHHDGRISPVETYFYGQENWAPIMGASFYSPQAQWSKGEYPSADNTEDDLAIIATNGFNFRADDHSNTYKDATRIIKDVNGTVLPEKNKGVITTRTDTDVFSFTTEGGILSLTVTSHSSHPDLDVRLTLKNEALTTVAVADSASISASMNRTLTAGTYYLYIDGAKGTLGANSNYGSLGEYFISGSITSNYKSAYCIPAIKTACGNNISITDFSLHTLVNNASGCNGNKNAYINYNPAGSLTATLERGQKYPIRLQSNSAYQQGFGIWIDYNSDGDFNDAGEFVYTGVATAKNILNGTITIPMGVTDGVRRLRVRTQNQNPFASTGACTATDNGETEDYTITIKEPVVSNIQWDSRFGGSGDEGFSVVIRTPDGGYLSGGSSPSTLSGDKTQSSRGRNDYWIVKSDKDGKKLWDKRYGGSQDDYLATIVPTLDGGYLLGGTSLSGNNGDKSEASRGDRDFWLVKISGTGAKLWDKRYGGSGFDELKQIQELANGNIVLAGNSNSPSGGNKSQNSRGGKDYWVIKINGKGSPLWDKRYGGSLDENLESITLTLNGGFLLGGSSLSGKNGDKTQASQGGSDYWLVRVDGNGNKVWDKRYGGAGEDNLMDLGSTGTSTGNFFLAGHSTSGIGGDKSQTSQGGKDFWMIKINDNGTKIFDKRFGGNGQEGLRKILLTPDGGYLLAGRSESGVSGDKTQTNQGSSDYWIVKTSSTGIKEWDKRFGGSSYDEIRTALVTSDGGYLLGGRSNSGVSADRTQPSQGGIDYWLVKVAPISIGAPKVAARKTTPAQASVVNKELGKLNAFPNPFAGRLTIHFTLPQTEPAQVKVFDLQGKEIVTLFNGQAQANQKYEVEWQASNKPAGMYLLQLQTPTLRQQQKLLLTK